The following proteins are encoded in a genomic region of Cellulomonas sp. ES6:
- a CDS encoding SRPBCC domain-containing protein translates to MPPSSPPGSVSVSQTVAAAPDAVWWALTAGRAAWWPELVFDPVAGSPLVETWTEDGEVRSATGEVVRCDAPGLLAFRWREPSWAHPLDVTIRLAAAGAGTEVMLTESGFATAGTPPTLPAEHAEGWRYHLQRLRRVSETGSAGPSPRA, encoded by the coding sequence GTGCCCCCGTCGTCCCCGCCCGGATCGGTGTCCGTCTCGCAGACCGTCGCCGCCGCGCCCGACGCGGTCTGGTGGGCGCTGACCGCCGGGCGCGCCGCGTGGTGGCCCGAGCTCGTCTTCGACCCCGTCGCCGGGTCCCCGCTCGTGGAGACGTGGACCGAGGACGGCGAGGTGCGGTCCGCGACCGGCGAGGTGGTCCGGTGCGACGCCCCGGGCCTGCTGGCGTTCCGGTGGCGCGAGCCGTCGTGGGCGCACCCCCTGGACGTGACGATCCGCCTCGCCGCCGCCGGGGCGGGGACGGAGGTGATGCTCACCGAGTCCGGGTTCGCGACCGCCGGGACCCCGCCCACGCTGCCCGCCGAGCACGCCGAGGGCTGGCGGTACCACCTGCAGCGCCTCCGCCGGGTGTCCGAGACCGGCTCCGCGGGGCCGTCGCCGCGCGCATGA
- a CDS encoding GNAT family protein, giving the protein MPPALQDLAWPVTTERLTLRPATASDAEAVWRYRRLPAVAEWMTAVPGALDAWAPQFAEPDRLRVTLVAEHEGVVVGDLMVRVEDAWAQTEVAGDAVATQAELGWAFDPAHHGRGLATEAAARVLGLCFTDLGLRRVTALCFADNTPSWRLMERIGMRREATFRAESLHRSGRWLDSFAYALLREEQAAR; this is encoded by the coding sequence GTGCCCCCCGCCCTGCAGGACCTCGCCTGGCCCGTCACCACCGAGCGCCTGACGCTGCGCCCCGCCACCGCCTCCGACGCCGAGGCGGTGTGGCGGTACCGGCGCCTGCCGGCCGTGGCGGAGTGGATGACCGCCGTGCCGGGCGCGCTCGACGCGTGGGCCCCTCAGTTCGCGGAGCCGGACCGCCTGCGGGTGACGCTGGTCGCCGAGCACGAGGGCGTCGTCGTGGGCGACCTCATGGTCCGCGTCGAGGACGCCTGGGCGCAGACGGAGGTGGCCGGCGACGCCGTGGCGACGCAGGCGGAGCTCGGCTGGGCGTTCGACCCGGCGCACCACGGCCGGGGACTCGCGACGGAGGCCGCGGCCCGCGTGCTCGGGCTGTGCTTCACCGACCTCGGTCTGCGCCGCGTCACCGCCCTCTGCTTCGCGGACAACACGCCGTCGTGGCGGCTCATGGAGCGGATCGGCATGCGGCGCGAGGCGACGTTCCGCGCCGAGTCGCTGCACCGGTCGGGGCGGTGGCTGGACTCGTTCGCGTACGCCCTGCTGCGCGAGGAGCAGGCCGCCCGGTGA